The genome window CAAAAAATCATCCGCGTGCCACTCACCACCTTCTTCGGCGCTTCGATATAGGCGGCGAGCTTGTCGCGGGTCCAGACCACACCGGAGTTTTTCATCGCGTCGGAATATTGATAGTCCGTGGTCGTCCCGGCGGGCCGGCCGATGATGCCATTGAGCTCTGGCCCGAAGCCGCCGCGCGCGCCTTCGCCGATGCTGTGGCAGCCGCCGCAGGT of Pseudomonas azotoformans contains these proteins:
- a CDS encoding c-type cytochrome; this encodes MKYALFTLALALNASPVLAAGDAVAGGKLFTKTCGGCHSIGEGARGGFGPELNGIIGRPAGTTTDYQYSDAMKNSGVVWTRDKLAAYIEAPKKVVSGTRMIFWGISDQDKIADILAYLETFQPQ